AGAGTGCCGCCGGACTGGAGCGCCACGTTGCGGTTGATGTTGCCGTTGTAGATCTTCCACGTGCCGACGTCCGACCATGTCTTCAGGTCCGGCGAACTCTGGATGAGGTAGGAGTGGTTCTCCGGATCGGAAAGCGCGAGCCGGACGGTGGTGCCACCGGCAGGCTGGGTGAGGCGGAGCGCCGCGCCGGACGGTAGCTGTGCGAAGGCCGCCGGGACCATGGCGGCCACGATGAGGGTTTGGCGGATGGGTTTCATCACCCCGCCAGCGTCCGACAACGAACATTAAGGAAGTGTTAATGGGGGAGGGAGGTGGGAAGATTTTTTGAACATCGAACATCGAACGTCCAACATCGAAGGATGAAAGGAAGAGGGGGTGGGAGGGGTAGGGATGGATCACTGGGACCGCGGAATTCATTCCGCCCCGGAGAATCCAGCCATGCGAAGCCAAGCGGAATGAATTCCGCGGTCCCAGTCCGGAAAATTCGCTACTCCACCGGCAACGTCACCGTGAACACCGTCCCATCTCCGATGACACTGGCCACCGCCAGCGAGCCACCGTGCGCATCCGTGATGGCCTTGCAGATGGCCAGGCCCAGGCCGGTGCCGCCGGTCTTCCGGTTGCGGGACTCATCCGCGCGGTAGAACCGCTCGAAGAGATGCGGCAGATGCTTTTCCGGGATGCCGGGGCCGCGGTCGGTGACGGTGAGGATGGCGGCGTCCGCCGTGGCGGAGGTGGCGATGATGACGGGCGAGCCGCCATGCGCGATGGCGTTGTTCAGCAGGTTGACGATGACGCGCAGCACGGACTCGGAATCGGCGGGGCAGGGTGCGGGGGAAAGATCACGGACGATGGTGATGCCGTGTTCCTCCGCGGCACCGGAGACCAGGGAAATGGCTTCCTCCGCCAGCTCCGCGAGATCGCACGGCGTGCGGGCGGCGGTGACGGCGCCGTTGTCCAGCCGGGCGAGTTCCAGCAGTGCCTGCGTGAGCGACTGCATGCGCTTCGCTCCGCGGAGGCTGGCCTCGAACATCTCGCGGTACTCAGCCGGTTCGCGTTCGCCGCGCAGGGCCATCTGCGCCTGGGAGATGACCACGCTCAGCGGCGTGCGGAGTTCGTGGGCGGCGTCCGAGGTGAAGCGTGCCTGTCTGGCGAAGGAGGCCTCCAGCTTGCCAAAGGTATCATCCAGCAGCGCGGCCAGCTCGCCCAGCTCACTGCCGTCCCGTGGCAGGTCGATCCGGCGGTCCAGGCGGCCTGCGGAAATGTCGGTGGCGGTGGCGCGGATGGCGGCCAGCGGACGCAGCGCGCGGGAGGTCATCCACCAGCCACCGGCCAGGCCGAGCAGGAGGATGCCGGACTCGATCCCGGCGAGCACGAGGGCGTAGTGCCTGAGCGATGCCTGTTCCGCATCCAGCGGGCAGCCGACCAGCAGGCACTCGCCCTGCGGCATGAACATGAAACGCTCCCGGCGGTTGGCCACCGTGCGGGTGCCGGACGCCTCCGTGGTCGCGTCTCCGCGGGACGGCGGCTGGAGGTTGGCGGGGGAGTTGTCGGAGCGGTCCAGCACGCGGCCTTCCGGATTGAAGGTCGTGAAGTAGTGGGTGTCCTTGAACAGCGCCCGCTCCGCATCGCTGAAGCGGAGTTCCGGCGGGCGGCCACCACCGCGGCGGTGGGGGGGAGGGCCACCGCGCGGCGGTCGGTCGTAGCCGTCATTGCCGTCCTCACCGCGTCGTGGCGGCGGGCCGCCGGGGCGTCCACCCTGGCGCGGCGGCACGGAATCGAACAGGACGGTCAGCCGGCGGTCCAGGTCATCGTCGATGCGTTGCAGGCCCTTCTGCCTTTCATACTGCCACGCGGCGAAGCCCAGCCCGGCCAGCACCGCGGCCAGAAACACGCCGTGCCAGAGCTGGATGCGCCAGCGCAGTGAACGGGTGGGTTTCATTCGATGCAGTAGCCGTGGCCGCGGCGCGTGGTGATGAGTTCGTGGCCGAGCTTTTTCCGCAGGTTGGAAACGTGGACGTCGATGAGGTTGGAGAGCGTGTCATCCGTCTCGTCGAAGACATGCTCGTAGAGTTCCGTGCGGGAGATGACGCGCCCGCGGTGCCTGCCCAGGAACTCCAGCACGGCATACTCCCGCGCCGTGAGGACGACCTCCGCCCCGCCGCGCGTGACCTTCCGCGCGATGGGATCGATCCCCACTTCGCCGATGGCGATGGAAGGCGACGCGCGTCCGGCGGCGCGGCGGATGAGGGCGCGCAGGCGGGCCAGCAGCTCGTCGAGGTCGAAGGGCTTTCCAAGGTAGTCGTCCGCGCCGCGGTCCAGCCCGGCGACGCGGTCCGGTGTCTCCGACCGCGCGGTGAGCATGAGCACCGGCGTTTCCTTCTTCTCCCGCAGGCGGCGCAGCACCTCCAGGCCGTCGATGACCGGCAGCATGATGTCCAGGATGACGGCATCGTAGTTCGTCTCCAGCGCCTTGTAGAGGCCCTCCTCGCCGTCCTCCGCCAGATCGACGGAGTAGCCTTCCTCCCGCAGCACCTTGGCCAGACCCTGGAGCAGGTCGGGTTCGTCTTCGACGATCAGCAGGCGCATGGCGGGAGAGTGCCGGGTTTCACATTAAGGGAAGATGAATCATCAGAAATTCAACGCGATGAGAAGGGCTGGATATTGGATATGGGTTATTGGATATTGAGGGAAAGAAAAGAAGGCGCGCGGGAAATCGGGGG
The sequence above is drawn from the Akkermansiaceae bacterium genome and encodes:
- a CDS encoding response regulator transcription factor, with the translated sequence MRLLIVEDEPDLLQGLAKVLREEGYSVDLAEDGEEGLYKALETNYDAVILDIMLPVIDGLEVLRRLREKKETPVLMLTARSETPDRVAGLDRGADDYLGKPFDLDELLARLRALIRRAAGRASPSIAIGEVGIDPIARKVTRGGAEVVLTAREYAVLEFLGRHRGRVISRTELYEHVFDETDDTLSNLIDVHVSNLRKKLGHELITTRRGHGYCIE
- a CDS encoding HAMP domain-containing protein; translation: MKPTRSLRWRIQLWHGVFLAAVLAGLGFAAWQYERQKGLQRIDDDLDRRLTVLFDSVPPRQGGRPGGPPPRRGEDGNDGYDRPPRGGPPPHRRGGGRPPELRFSDAERALFKDTHYFTTFNPEGRVLDRSDNSPANLQPPSRGDATTEASGTRTVANRRERFMFMPQGECLLVGCPLDAEQASLRHYALVLAGIESGILLLGLAGGWWMTSRALRPLAAIRATATDISAGRLDRRIDLPRDGSELGELAALLDDTFGKLEASFARQARFTSDAAHELRTPLSVVISQAQMALRGEREPAEYREMFEASLRGAKRMQSLTQALLELARLDNGAVTAARTPCDLAELAEEAISLVSGAAEEHGITIVRDLSPAPCPADSESVLRVIVNLLNNAIAHGGSPVIIATSATADAAILTVTDRGPGIPEKHLPHLFERFYRADESRNRKTGGTGLGLAICKAITDAHGGSLAVASVIGDGTVFTVTLPVE